One segment of Streptosporangium brasiliense DNA contains the following:
- a CDS encoding MazG family protein, producing MPLIVVTTSPRVAPGLLSRRAWQVLEEGPVRTGSAGHPHLPYLAEAGVAVEVVTPDPAALVREACAGTVVWLEADEALMRSIGYAAVALDDPPVIEVVPGSYDLPGARLLDLVAVMDRLRTECPWDAKQTHESLVPYLLEEAYEVLETIEEGDYAALREELGDLLLQVAFHARVARDRDGGFDIDDVAEGIVAKLVRRHPHVFADTRVEGAEEVSDNWETIKAAERAAKNDGDSGSVLDGVPMGQPALSLAAQLLRRAERAGAPADLPSGPPAEDLGARLFELVRQARAAGLDPEAELRAAARAYRDRVRAWEAGGAS from the coding sequence ATGCCCCTGATCGTCGTCACCACCTCGCCCCGGGTCGCCCCGGGGCTGCTCAGCCGCCGCGCGTGGCAGGTTCTCGAGGAGGGGCCGGTGCGCACCGGGTCGGCCGGTCATCCGCACCTGCCCTACCTCGCCGAGGCCGGGGTCGCCGTCGAGGTCGTGACACCGGACCCGGCCGCCCTGGTCCGGGAGGCGTGCGCCGGGACCGTCGTGTGGCTGGAGGCCGACGAGGCGCTGATGCGCTCCATCGGCTACGCGGCGGTGGCGCTCGACGACCCGCCGGTGATCGAGGTCGTGCCGGGCTCCTACGACCTGCCGGGGGCGAGGCTGCTGGATCTGGTCGCGGTGATGGACCGGCTCCGGACCGAGTGCCCGTGGGACGCCAAGCAGACCCACGAGTCGCTGGTGCCCTACCTCCTCGAAGAGGCCTACGAGGTGCTGGAGACCATCGAGGAGGGCGACTACGCGGCCCTGCGCGAGGAGCTGGGCGACCTGCTCCTCCAGGTGGCCTTCCACGCGCGGGTCGCCCGCGACCGCGACGGCGGCTTCGACATCGACGACGTCGCCGAGGGGATCGTCGCCAAGCTCGTCCGCCGCCACCCGCACGTGTTCGCCGACACCCGGGTCGAGGGCGCCGAGGAGGTCAGCGACAACTGGGAGACCATCAAGGCGGCCGAGCGCGCGGCCAAGAACGACGGCGACTCGGGGTCGGTCCTGGACGGCGTCCCGATGGGCCAGCCCGCGCTCTCCCTCGCCGCCCAGCTCCTGCGGCGCGCCGAGCGCGCCGGAGCCCCCGCAGACCTCCCCTCCGGGCCGCCCGCCGAGGACCTGGGGGCGCGCCTGTTCGAGCTCGTACGGCAGGCGCGCGCGGCCGGTCTCGACCCGGAGGCCGAGCTGCGCGCCGCCGCCCGGGCCTACCGCGACCGGGTCCGCGCCTGGGAGGCGGGCGGCGCCTCCTGA
- a CDS encoding class I SAM-dependent methyltransferase, with the protein MSDLTALDRIRELLDPALPEPSTGHGYLDLLGEERVDASPAQRLMRSGFLPRIYERVWRPALIGAMKGPLGPDTRQEVALVRGMLALGPADQVLDVACGPGNVTRALARDIDGGLVVGIDASAPMLARAVRDTRSGSVGYVRADAVDLPFRPASFDAVCCLAALYLFARPFDALAEMARVLRPGGRIAVMTTRRLPLAGPLNDVAGALSGVRMFGDHEVTDALARLGFSGVRHRVYGLTQFVSGRLT; encoded by the coding sequence ATGAGCGATCTCACCGCGCTCGACCGGATCCGCGAGCTGCTGGACCCCGCCCTGCCCGAGCCCTCCACCGGCCACGGCTATCTGGACCTGCTCGGCGAGGAGCGCGTCGATGCGTCACCGGCCCAGCGGCTCATGCGCTCGGGATTCCTGCCGAGGATCTACGAGCGGGTCTGGCGGCCCGCGCTGATCGGGGCGATGAAGGGCCCGCTCGGGCCCGACACCCGGCAGGAGGTGGCGCTGGTCCGGGGGATGCTCGCGCTCGGGCCCGCCGACCAGGTGCTGGACGTGGCCTGCGGCCCCGGCAACGTGACTCGGGCCCTGGCCCGCGACATCGACGGCGGGCTGGTGGTGGGGATCGACGCCTCGGCGCCGATGCTCGCCCGCGCGGTCCGCGACACCCGGTCGGGCAGTGTCGGCTACGTGCGCGCGGACGCCGTCGACCTGCCCTTCCGGCCCGCGAGCTTCGACGCGGTGTGCTGCCTGGCCGCGCTCTACCTGTTCGCCCGGCCCTTCGACGCCCTGGCGGAGATGGCCCGGGTGCTCAGGCCCGGCGGCCGGATCGCCGTCATGACGACCCGGCGGCTGCCGCTGGCCGGCCCGCTCAACGACGTGGCGGGCGCTCTCTCGGGGGTGCGCATGTTCGGCGACCACGAGGTGACCGACGCCCTGGCCCGGCTCGGTTTCTCCGGGGTCCGGCACCGGGTCTACGGGCTCACCCAGTTCGTGAGCGGCCGCCTGACCTGA
- the eno gene encoding phosphopyruvate hydratase produces MASIEGVTAREILDSRGNPTVEVDILLDDGSEGRAAVPSGASTGQFEAVELRDGDERYGGKGVEKAVLGVTDEIADEIVGFDAAEQRSIDQVMIDLDGTPNKARLGANAILGVSLAVAKAAAESAELPLFRYLGGPNAHVLPVPMMNILNGGAHADTNVDIQEFMIAPIGAGSFREAVRMGTEVYHALKAVLKEKGYATGLGDEGGFAPNLPSNRDALDLILVAIEKAGYVPGEDVALALDVAASEFHKDGVYTIDGKGLSAAELIAFYEDLVASYPLVSIEDPLNEDDWEGWNAITKALGDKVQLVGDDLFVTNPERLSRGIAEGTANALLVKVNQIGTLTETLDAVDLAHRSGYRCMMSHRSGETEDTTIADLAVATNCGQIKTGAPARSDRVAKYNQLLRIEELLDDAARYAGRAAFPRFQR; encoded by the coding sequence GTGGCTTCCATCGAGGGCGTCACCGCCCGCGAGATCCTTGACTCCAGGGGCAACCCGACGGTCGAGGTCGACATCCTGCTGGACGACGGCAGCGAAGGTCGCGCCGCGGTCCCGAGCGGCGCCTCCACCGGCCAGTTCGAGGCCGTGGAGCTGCGTGACGGCGATGAGCGTTACGGCGGCAAGGGCGTGGAGAAGGCCGTCCTCGGCGTGACCGACGAGATCGCCGACGAGATCGTCGGGTTCGACGCCGCCGAGCAGCGCAGCATCGACCAGGTCATGATCGACCTGGACGGCACGCCCAACAAGGCCCGGCTGGGCGCCAACGCCATCCTGGGCGTCTCCCTGGCCGTGGCCAAGGCCGCCGCCGAGAGCGCCGAACTGCCGCTGTTCCGCTACCTCGGCGGCCCCAACGCGCACGTGCTGCCGGTCCCGATGATGAACATCCTCAACGGCGGCGCGCACGCCGACACCAACGTGGACATCCAGGAGTTCATGATCGCGCCGATCGGCGCCGGGTCGTTCCGCGAGGCCGTGCGGATGGGCACCGAGGTCTACCACGCGCTCAAGGCCGTGCTGAAGGAGAAGGGCTACGCCACCGGCCTGGGCGACGAGGGCGGCTTCGCGCCGAACCTGCCCTCCAACCGCGACGCGCTGGACCTGATCCTGGTCGCCATCGAGAAGGCCGGCTACGTGCCCGGCGAGGACGTCGCGCTGGCGCTCGACGTGGCCGCCTCCGAGTTCCACAAGGACGGCGTCTACACCATCGACGGCAAGGGCCTGTCGGCCGCCGAGCTGATCGCCTTCTACGAGGACCTGGTCGCGAGCTACCCGCTCGTCTCCATCGAGGACCCGCTGAACGAGGACGACTGGGAGGGCTGGAACGCCATCACCAAGGCGCTCGGCGACAAGGTCCAGCTCGTCGGCGACGACCTGTTCGTGACCAACCCCGAGCGGCTGTCCCGCGGCATCGCCGAGGGCACCGCCAACGCGCTGCTGGTCAAGGTCAACCAGATCGGCACCCTGACCGAGACCCTCGACGCCGTGGACCTGGCCCACCGCAGCGGCTACCGCTGCATGATGAGCCACCGTTCCGGCGAGACCGAGGACACCACGATCGCCGACCTCGCCGTGGCCACCAACTGCGGCCAGATCAAGACCGGCGCCCCGGCCCGCTCCGACCGCGTGGCCAAGTACAACCAGCTCCTGCGGATCGAGGAGCTTCTCGACGACGCCGCCCGTTACGCGGGTCGCGCGGCGTTCCCGCGTTTCCAGCGGTAG
- a CDS encoding FtsB family cell division protein, with protein sequence MAKRPQLTGRAAILAIVVCAIAMSLAYPVREYIAQRRQIAQLQQQQTRELEAIKALDDRRKQLQDPGYIKRQARERLYYCDPGHKCFVVMGREPSAGKGTAGEKKAVGPPWYETLWESVEAADTGKGQKAAGAAG encoded by the coding sequence ATGGCGAAACGGCCGCAGCTGACGGGGCGGGCCGCGATCCTGGCGATCGTGGTGTGCGCGATCGCCATGAGCCTCGCCTACCCGGTCAGGGAATACATCGCGCAGCGCCGCCAGATCGCCCAGCTCCAGCAGCAGCAGACCAGGGAGCTGGAGGCAATCAAGGCCCTCGACGACCGCCGCAAGCAGCTCCAGGACCCCGGCTACATCAAGCGGCAGGCCAGGGAGCGGCTCTACTACTGCGATCCCGGTCACAAGTGCTTCGTCGTCATGGGCAGGGAACCCTCGGCGGGCAAGGGCACGGCGGGGGAGAAGAAGGCGGTCGGGCCCCCGTGGTACGAGACGCTCTGGGAGTCGGTTGAGGCGGCCGACACCGGGAAGGGGCAGAAGGCGGCCGGGGCCGCGGGGTGA
- a CDS encoding DUF501 domain-containing protein, whose product MVDERDVAAVERQLGRTPRGLRAVAHRCPCGLPDVVETAPRLPDGSPFPTLFYLTCPRAASAIGTLETSGMMRQMQARLAEDPGLAQAYQAAHDDYIARRDKAAAEDGLEPLPRDMQSTGGMPNRVKCLHALVGHELAVPGSNPFGREALDALGEWWADGPCCAVGTEETQEEEETK is encoded by the coding sequence ATGGTGGATGAGCGCGACGTGGCGGCGGTGGAGCGGCAGCTCGGCCGGACGCCGCGAGGTCTGCGGGCGGTGGCGCACCGCTGCCCGTGCGGGCTGCCCGACGTGGTGGAGACCGCGCCCCGGCTGCCCGACGGCTCGCCGTTCCCGACGCTGTTCTATCTGACCTGCCCGAGGGCCGCCTCGGCCATCGGCACCCTGGAGACCTCCGGGATGATGCGGCAGATGCAGGCGAGGCTGGCCGAGGACCCCGGCCTGGCCCAGGCGTACCAGGCCGCCCACGACGACTACATCGCGCGCCGTGACAAGGCCGCCGCCGAGGACGGCCTGGAGCCGCTGCCGAGGGACATGCAGAGCACCGGGGGCATGCCCAACCGGGTTAAGTGCCTGCACGCCCTGGTCGGCCACGAGCTGGCGGTGCCCGGCAGCAACCCCTTCGGCCGTGAGGCCCTCGACGCGCTCGGTGAGTGGTGGGCCGACGGGCCCTGCTGCGCCGTCGGCACCGAGGAAACACAAGAAGAAGAGGAGACCAAGTGA
- a CDS encoding Ppx/GppA phosphatase family protein produces the protein MTRVAAIDCGTNSVRLLIADIEADTLTDVERLMEIVRLGEGVDRTGRLAPEALERTFAAMRRYAELIDRHGARAVRVVATSATRDAANRQEFVDGVREIFGVEPEVVTGAEEAELSFVGATRDLVRLSPETGLPTPDGTRPPYLVVDIGGGSTEFVLGSTHVEAALSVDIGCVRLTERHLREAGSPPPAEVVEAVVADIDEALDRVSGEIPVERALTMVGLAGSVTTVAGIALDLPGYDPDKIHHSRIPANQVQKVSERLLEMTHDERAAIGVMHPGRVDVIGAGALILARIMERYGFTDVVVSEHDILDGIAWSAAKP, from the coding sequence GTGACCCGCGTCGCGGCCATCGACTGTGGCACCAATTCCGTCCGCCTGCTCATCGCGGACATCGAGGCCGACACCCTGACCGACGTCGAGCGGCTGATGGAGATCGTCCGGCTCGGCGAGGGGGTGGACCGGACCGGCCGGCTGGCCCCGGAGGCCCTGGAGCGCACCTTCGCCGCGATGCGCCGCTACGCCGAGCTCATCGACCGCCATGGCGCCCGCGCGGTCCGCGTGGTGGCCACCAGCGCCACCAGAGACGCCGCCAACCGGCAGGAGTTCGTGGACGGCGTGCGCGAGATCTTCGGCGTGGAGCCCGAGGTGGTCACGGGAGCCGAAGAGGCGGAGCTGTCGTTCGTCGGCGCCACCCGTGATCTGGTGCGGCTCTCGCCCGAGACCGGCCTGCCCACCCCCGACGGCACCCGCCCGCCATACCTCGTGGTCGACATCGGCGGCGGTTCCACCGAGTTCGTGCTCGGGTCCACGCACGTGGAGGCCGCGCTGTCGGTGGACATCGGCTGCGTCCGGCTGACCGAGCGGCACCTGCGCGAGGCGGGCAGCCCGCCGCCGGCCGAGGTGGTCGAGGCCGTGGTCGCCGACATCGACGAGGCGCTCGACCGGGTCTCCGGGGAAATCCCGGTGGAGCGGGCGCTCACAATGGTCGGTCTCGCGGGTTCTGTCACCACTGTCGCCGGAATAGCTCTTGACCTGCCTGGATATGATCCGGATAAAATTCATCACTCACGAATTCCGGCAAATCAGGTGCAGAAGGTTTCCGAGCGTCTGCTGGAGATGACCCACGACGAGCGGGCGGCCATCGGGGTCATGCATCCGGGCCGGGTCGACGTGATCGGCGCCGGGGCCCTGATTCTGGCCCGAATTATGGAAAGGTACGGTTTCACCGACGTTGTTGTCAGTGAACACGACATTCTGGACGGAATCGCCTGGTCTGCGGCTAAACCTTAA
- a CDS encoding uracil-DNA glycosylase, with product MTCVPPGSGWPDDPARPDTPVAHDPSEVSALAGASRTLAELTARQSVCRACPRLVEWREEVAAVKRRAFAAETYWGRPIAGWGEERPEVLIVGLAPAAHGGNRTGRIFTGDRSGDWLFASLHRTGLAAQETSVHAGDGQRLIGARMVAAVRCAPPANKPEPSERAACFPWLSREVALVADSVRVVVALGGFAWQAVWPALKEAGYDLPRPRPPFGHGAEVEITRNGTPARLLGCYHPSQQNTFTGRVTAEMLDQLFTRANVLRSL from the coding sequence ATGACCTGTGTTCCTCCCGGATCCGGCTGGCCGGACGACCCCGCGCGGCCGGACACCCCCGTCGCCCATGACCCCTCGGAGGTGAGCGCGCTCGCGGGGGCGAGCCGTACGCTCGCCGAACTCACCGCCCGGCAGTCGGTCTGCCGGGCCTGCCCGCGCCTGGTGGAGTGGCGCGAGGAGGTCGCGGCCGTCAAGCGGCGGGCGTTCGCCGCGGAGACCTACTGGGGACGGCCCATCGCGGGGTGGGGTGAGGAGCGGCCGGAGGTCCTCATCGTCGGCCTGGCCCCGGCCGCGCACGGGGGCAACCGCACCGGCCGCATCTTCACCGGCGACCGCAGCGGGGACTGGCTGTTCGCCTCGCTCCACCGGACGGGCCTGGCCGCGCAGGAGACCAGCGTCCACGCCGGCGACGGGCAGCGGCTCATCGGCGCGCGCATGGTGGCGGCCGTCCGGTGCGCTCCGCCGGCCAACAAGCCCGAGCCGTCGGAGCGGGCCGCCTGCTTCCCCTGGCTGAGCCGGGAGGTGGCGCTGGTCGCCGACAGCGTGCGGGTGGTGGTGGCGCTGGGAGGCTTCGCCTGGCAGGCGGTCTGGCCCGCGTTGAAGGAGGCCGGATACGACCTGCCGCGCCCGAGGCCGCCCTTCGGGCACGGCGCAGAGGTGGAGATCACCCGTAACGGGACCCCGGCCCGTCTTCTCGGGTGCTACCACCCGAGCCAGCAGAACACTTTCACCGGCCGCGTGACCGCCGAGATGCTTGACCAGCTCTTCACCAGGGCAAACGTTCTACGTAGCTTGTGA
- a CDS encoding NAD(P)/FAD-dependent oxidoreductase encodes MNRNSKHIVVVGGGYVGLYTVLRLQHTLRKELRDGSVRITVLTPESHMTYQPFLPEAAAGNLSPRHVVVPLRRVLKKATILNGKVSKVNHADKSLTFAPNVGTPHEIGYDIVVMAAGSISRTLPIPGLADAAIGFKTVGESIALRNRVLELLDRAESDDNDALRRRALTFVVIGGGFAGVEALAELEDMAVDAVRYYRTVSRKDMRWILVEATDRILPEVGPEMGKWTAEQLRERGIEVKMNTRLESCEGGLVKLSDGEEFESATIVWTAGVKPSPVVNAGDLPLDERGRIKTTTRLTVAGVEDAFSAGDVAGVPDMTNPGQYCAPNAQHAVRQAKVLADNITRRLHGQELVDYRHKYVGSVAGLGLHKGVANVYGVKLRGLAAWFMHRTYHLSRVPTLNRKVRVMADWTLALFFKRETVSLGEIEAPRTEFREAATT; translated from the coding sequence GTGAACCGCAACTCCAAGCACATCGTGGTCGTCGGTGGGGGCTACGTCGGTCTCTACACCGTGCTGCGTCTGCAGCACACGCTCCGCAAGGAACTGCGCGACGGCAGCGTTCGCATCACTGTCCTCACCCCCGAATCCCACATGACCTACCAGCCCTTCCTCCCCGAGGCGGCGGCGGGAAACCTCTCGCCCCGGCACGTGGTGGTCCCGCTCCGCCGGGTTCTCAAGAAGGCGACGATCCTCAACGGCAAGGTCTCCAAGGTCAACCACGCGGACAAGTCGCTCACCTTCGCGCCGAACGTCGGCACGCCGCACGAGATCGGCTACGACATCGTCGTCATGGCGGCCGGCTCGATCTCCCGCACGCTCCCCATCCCCGGCCTCGCCGACGCCGCGATCGGCTTCAAGACGGTCGGCGAGTCGATCGCGCTCCGCAACCGGGTGCTCGAACTCCTCGACCGGGCCGAGTCCGACGACAACGACGCCCTGCGCCGCCGGGCGCTGACGTTCGTCGTGATCGGCGGCGGCTTCGCGGGCGTCGAGGCGCTCGCCGAGCTGGAGGACATGGCCGTCGACGCCGTCCGCTACTACCGCACCGTCTCCCGCAAGGACATGCGCTGGATCCTCGTCGAGGCGACCGACCGCATCCTCCCCGAGGTCGGCCCCGAGATGGGCAAGTGGACCGCCGAGCAGCTCCGCGAGCGCGGCATCGAGGTCAAGATGAACACCCGGCTGGAGTCCTGCGAGGGCGGCCTGGTCAAGCTCTCCGACGGGGAGGAGTTCGAGTCGGCGACCATCGTGTGGACCGCCGGTGTGAAGCCCAGCCCCGTCGTCAACGCCGGTGACCTGCCGCTGGACGAGCGCGGCCGGATCAAGACGACCACCCGCCTGACGGTGGCCGGGGTCGAGGACGCCTTCTCCGCCGGAGACGTGGCCGGGGTGCCCGACATGACCAACCCCGGCCAGTACTGCGCGCCCAACGCCCAGCACGCCGTACGGCAGGCCAAGGTCCTCGCCGACAACATCACCCGCCGCCTCCACGGGCAGGAACTGGTCGACTACCGGCACAAGTACGTCGGATCGGTCGCCGGTCTGGGCCTCCACAAGGGCGTCGCCAACGTCTACGGGGTCAAGCTTCGCGGATTGGCTGCGTGGTTCATGCACCGCACCTACCATCTGTCGCGGGTGCCTACTCTCAACCGCAAGGTCCGTGTGATGGCGGACTGGACCTTGGCGCTGTTCTTCAAGCGGGAGACCGTCTCGCTCGGAGAGATCGAGGCTCCGCGCACGGAGTTCCGCGAGGCGGCGACGACCTGA
- a CDS encoding glycine cleavage system protein R produces the protein MGLSAITVLGVDRPGTIAEVTAVLAGCGANVEESAVALLGGHVAMMMLVSGRLPPPSAFPGMAVTVTGVESRRDLDRAPEGLGYVLTLHGPDRPGVISAVSAVLAGAGGDITGMTTRLCGRLYVLVADVRLPEAVDVAGLMCRLAAVAADLGSRMAFRPAEPEVL, from the coding sequence GTGGGCTTGTCTGCGATCACCGTGCTGGGAGTGGACAGACCGGGAACGATCGCCGAGGTGACCGCGGTGCTCGCCGGGTGCGGGGCGAACGTCGAGGAATCGGCGGTGGCGCTGCTCGGCGGCCACGTCGCGATGATGATGCTGGTCTCCGGCCGGCTGCCACCGCCCTCGGCCTTCCCCGGGATGGCCGTCACCGTGACCGGGGTCGAGTCCCGCCGTGACCTCGACCGTGCCCCGGAGGGCCTCGGCTACGTCCTCACCCTCCACGGCCCCGACCGTCCCGGCGTCATCTCCGCGGTCAGCGCGGTGCTCGCCGGCGCCGGCGGCGACATCACCGGGATGACGACCCGCCTCTGCGGCCGGCTGTACGTCCTGGTCGCGGACGTGCGGCTGCCGGAGGCGGTGGACGTGGCCGGCCTGATGTGCCGTCTGGCCGCGGTGGCCGCCGACCTCGGCTCCCGGATGGCCTTCCGCCCCGCCGAGCCGGAGGTGCTGTGA
- a CDS encoding peptide deformylase: MTGTARELIIAPHPVLTAQALPVDPADPLVVSAAADLLATMRRVRHCTGLAAPQIGLGWRLLSVDVSLHPGARSCAGELVMANPRLVAASRWEPTREGCLSVPGLAGDVLRATRITVRGERPGSGAPVTVDADAFEARCIQHQLDHLDGVLFLDRLVHSWAVHRMGPTVEQARSG, encoded by the coding sequence ATGACCGGCACCGCCCGGGAGCTGATCATCGCCCCGCATCCCGTGCTGACCGCCCAGGCGCTCCCCGTCGACCCCGCCGACCCCCTGGTCGTCTCCGCGGCGGCCGACCTCCTGGCCACCATGCGCCGGGTGCGGCACTGCACGGGCCTGGCCGCGCCGCAGATAGGGCTGGGCTGGCGGCTGCTCTCCGTCGACGTCTCCCTCCACCCCGGGGCCCGCTCCTGCGCGGGGGAGCTGGTCATGGCCAACCCCCGCCTGGTGGCCGCCTCCCGATGGGAGCCCACTCGCGAGGGGTGTCTGTCCGTGCCCGGCCTGGCCGGGGACGTCCTGCGGGCCACCCGCATCACCGTCCGGGGCGAACGCCCCGGCAGTGGCGCTCCCGTCACCGTCGACGCCGACGCCTTCGAGGCCCGCTGCATCCAGCACCAGCTCGACCATCTCGACGGTGTGCTGTTCCTCGACCGCCTCGTCCATTCATGGGCGGTCCACCGTATGGGGCCGACGGTTGAGCAGGCCAGAAGTGGATGA
- a CDS encoding Bax inhibitor-1/YccA family protein, whose translation MESKNPVFSRQSKGHQQSWGSPTPTPDQLQGMYDRPAYAPPAQRTMTIDDVVVRGFITLGTLTVSAAVAWALNLGIGAMIAGVLVGLVLGLIISFKQSMNPALILGYAVSYGVAVGVASHIYNDRFSGIVFQAVVGTALAFAATLVVYSLRIVRVTPKFTKFVVAAGLGLMGLMLVNWVATFFIADGIGIRSGGALAYVFSIAAILVGCFFLLLDFDSVEQGVRAGAPEKYSWLMAFGLTVTLVWIYLEILRLLSYFSSSD comes from the coding sequence ATGGAGAGTAAGAACCCCGTATTCAGTCGGCAGTCCAAGGGGCACCAGCAGTCGTGGGGATCGCCGACCCCCACCCCTGACCAGCTTCAGGGCATGTACGACAGGCCGGCGTACGCACCCCCCGCACAGCGGACCATGACGATCGACGACGTGGTGGTGCGCGGCTTCATCACCCTGGGCACCCTGACCGTCTCGGCGGCCGTGGCCTGGGCGCTCAACCTCGGCATCGGCGCGATGATCGCCGGCGTGCTCGTCGGCCTGGTGCTCGGTCTGATCATCTCGTTCAAACAGAGCATGAACCCGGCGCTGATCCTCGGTTACGCGGTCTCCTACGGTGTCGCCGTCGGTGTGGCCAGCCACATCTACAACGACCGGTTCAGCGGCATCGTCTTCCAGGCGGTGGTCGGCACGGCCCTCGCCTTCGCCGCCACACTCGTCGTGTATTCGCTGCGCATCGTCCGTGTCACGCCGAAGTTCACCAAGTTCGTCGTGGCGGCGGGCCTGGGCCTGATGGGGCTCATGCTCGTCAACTGGGTCGCGACCTTCTTCATCGCCGACGGCATCGGCATCCGCTCCGGCGGCGCCCTGGCCTACGTGTTCAGCATCGCCGCGATCCTCGTCGGGTGCTTCTTCCTGCTGCTCGACTTCGACTCGGTCGAGCAGGGCGTGCGCGCCGGCGCCCCGGAGAAATACTCCTGGCTGATGGCCTTCGGCCTGACGGTCACCCTGGTCTGGATCTACCTGGAGATCCTCCGTCTGCTGAGCTACTTCTCCAGCAGCGACTGA
- a CDS encoding DUF4287 domain-containing protein, translating to MSLNHSMETQSKLIARVPDITGRALPEWFQAIDNGPSFLRCDERANWLADEHGLTHGYAAAIVHEHERHRRSRHL from the coding sequence ATGTCGTTGAACCACTCGATGGAGACGCAGAGCAAGCTGATCGCAAGGGTCCCGGACATCACGGGACGCGCACTCCCAGAGTGGTTCCAGGCTATCGACAACGGCCCGTCTTTCCTGCGCTGCGACGAGCGTGCCAACTGGCTCGCCGACGAGCACGGGCTGACCCATGGCTACGCCGCCGCCATCGTGCACGAGCACGAGCGCCACCGCCGCAGCCGTCACCTGTAA
- a CDS encoding PPOX class F420-dependent oxidoreductase yields the protein MDLDKARNFIRDNHHAVLLTRHADGRPQMSPVTVGVDAEGHVIVSTRETAAKVRNLRRDPQVALCVTTDAFYGEWIQIEGTAEIVSLPEAMEPLVSYYRDISGEHPDWDDYRRAMERDRRVILRIEITRAGPDVHG from the coding sequence ATGGATCTCGACAAGGCACGTAACTTCATCCGCGACAACCATCACGCGGTCCTGCTGACCCGGCACGCCGACGGGCGGCCGCAGATGTCCCCGGTCACCGTAGGGGTCGACGCCGAGGGGCACGTGATCGTCAGCACCAGGGAGACCGCGGCGAAGGTCCGTAACCTCCGCAGGGACCCCCAGGTGGCGCTCTGCGTGACGACCGACGCCTTCTACGGTGAGTGGATCCAGATCGAGGGCACCGCGGAGATCGTCTCGCTGCCCGAGGCGATGGAACCCCTGGTCAGTTACTACCGTGACATCTCCGGCGAGCACCCCGACTGGGACGACTACCGCAGGGCCATGGAGCGGGACAGGCGGGTGATCCTGAGGATCGAGATCACCCGCGCCGGTCCCGACGTCCACGGGTGA